From one Novosphingobium sp. genomic stretch:
- the hisH gene encoding imidazole glycerol phosphate synthase subunit HisH, translating into MTLALIDYGAGNLHSVANALKAAGATDVAITADPDVVAKADRVVLPGVGSFKACAEGLNAIDGLVEAIEARVLTDKVPFLGICVGMQLLATRGVEHGITQGLGWIPGEVRLLEPADASIKIPHMGWNDVIVAPNAPLVVSGEGYFLHSYHFVPEDEAHVLARTTHGVPVVAAVGRDNIVGAQFHPEKSQKFGLDVLARFLDWQG; encoded by the coding sequence ATGACGCTTGCGCTGATCGATTATGGCGCGGGCAACCTGCACTCGGTGGCCAATGCGCTGAAGGCGGCGGGGGCGACGGATGTTGCCATCACCGCCGACCCGGATGTGGTGGCCAAGGCCGACCGCGTGGTGCTGCCGGGCGTGGGCTCGTTCAAGGCCTGCGCCGAGGGGCTGAACGCCATCGACGGGCTGGTCGAGGCGATCGAGGCCCGCGTGCTGACCGACAAGGTGCCGTTCCTCGGCATTTGCGTGGGCATGCAATTGCTGGCCACGCGCGGTGTCGAGCATGGCATCACGCAGGGCCTGGGCTGGATTCCCGGCGAGGTGCGTCTGCTGGAACCCGCTGATGCCAGCATCAAGATCCCCCATATGGGCTGGAACGATGTGATCGTGGCGCCTAACGCGCCGCTGGTGGTGAGCGGCGAGGGCTATTTCCTGCATTCCTACCACTTCGTGCCCGAGGATGAGGCCCATGTGCTGGCGCGCACCACGCATGGCGTGCCGGTGGTGGCTGCTGTCGGTCGCGACAACATCGTGGGGGCGCAGTTTCACCCTGAGAAGAGCCAGAAGTTCGGGCTGGATGTGTTGGCCCGGTTTCTGGACTGGCAGGGGTAA
- a CDS encoding sensor histidine kinase KdpD yields MVTDDRPSPEALLRQAAREGRGRLKIFLGAAPGVGKTWEMLSQGARRRETGVDVVVGVVETHGRRDTEAMVHGAELIARRTIDHMGHSLGEMDIDAILERHPALVLVDELAHTNAPGSRHPKRYQDVEELLDAGIDVYSTLNIQHVESLNDVVASFTRVRVRETVPDSILEQAEIEVVDIPPDELIERLRDGKVYIPQEATRALSHFFSKSNLTALREMALRRAAQAVDAQMLEHLRANALAGSFAAGERILVAISEHPHAAGLVRAGKRMADALRAPWTVVHIETQRDQYFTESSRSQLAETLALASRLGASTASIPAVNVVEGLNSFVRDARATQIIIGKSPRSWWFEMRHGSVVDRLVRVIGDVAVHVLPSGEAVSTATTRPRQSRRSLWGRPVDYLWSLGAVGLMTGLSLMLSQAITLGNIALLYLVPVMFAAATFGLRAGLFAGFMSSLAYNFFFLPPTGTLTVSNPENVVSIFVLLGVAIVTSQFAARVRVQADLAASSARQNAALASFSRQLTASATKEELMQAICADIARLLEVRTALLLPGASGPDLRAAFPPEDRLGQIELAAAQWAVDNDQPAGRGSSTLTASDWLFHPLRTSRGVLGVLGLAREDAGEPVRSDQLPLLMSLLDQAAIAFDRMTLEEENMKAQAVGERDRLRSALLSSVSHDLRTPLTTIVTAAQEMKHHPRPDLAETIETEAQRLNRFVANLLDMARVEAGALPLKMEATDLFDAVASAVHDTRTSLQGHAVEVDIVPDIPLVRLDPVLLHHCLINLLDNAGRYADPGTPIIIRCQRRHDALLLSIVDQGPGIAPGQEKRVFETFTRLEGSDRVRHGTGLGLAIVKGFAEAMGLTVEASNNDDPRGACFTIRIPQAQIIAPLSPKDLA; encoded by the coding sequence ATCGTGACTGACGACAGACCCTCCCCCGAAGCCCTCCTGCGCCAGGCGGCGCGGGAGGGTCGTGGCCGCCTCAAGATCTTCCTTGGGGCGGCGCCGGGCGTTGGCAAGACATGGGAAATGCTTTCCCAGGGCGCGCGGCGGCGCGAGACCGGCGTGGATGTGGTGGTGGGCGTGGTGGAAACCCATGGCCGCCGCGACACCGAGGCCATGGTCCATGGCGCCGAGCTGATCGCCCGCCGCACCATCGACCATATGGGCCACAGCCTTGGCGAGATGGACATCGACGCCATTCTGGAGCGTCACCCCGCACTGGTGCTGGTCGATGAGCTGGCCCACACCAATGCGCCGGGCAGTCGCCATCCGAAACGCTATCAGGATGTCGAGGAATTGCTCGACGCCGGGATCGATGTCTATTCCACGCTGAACATCCAGCATGTGGAAAGCCTCAACGATGTGGTGGCCTCGTTCACCCGCGTGCGGGTGCGCGAGACGGTGCCCGATTCCATCCTCGAACAGGCCGAGATCGAGGTGGTGGACATTCCGCCCGACGAGCTGATCGAGCGCCTGCGCGACGGCAAGGTCTATATCCCGCAGGAAGCGACCCGCGCGCTCAGCCATTTCTTTTCCAAATCGAATTTGACGGCCCTGCGTGAAATGGCGCTGCGCCGCGCGGCTCAGGCCGTCGATGCCCAGATGCTGGAGCATCTGCGCGCCAATGCACTGGCAGGCAGCTTTGCCGCCGGAGAGCGCATTCTGGTCGCCATCAGCGAGCATCCCCATGCCGCAGGCCTCGTCCGCGCGGGCAAGCGCATGGCCGACGCGCTGCGCGCGCCATGGACCGTAGTGCATATCGAAACCCAGCGCGACCAGTATTTTACCGAAAGCAGCCGCAGCCAATTGGCCGAAACGCTGGCACTGGCCTCGCGCCTCGGTGCCTCCACCGCCAGCATCCCGGCGGTCAATGTGGTGGAGGGGCTGAACAGCTTCGTCCGCGATGCGCGGGCGACGCAGATCATCATCGGCAAATCGCCGCGCAGCTGGTGGTTCGAGATGCGCCACGGCTCGGTGGTGGACCGGCTGGTGCGGGTGATCGGCGATGTGGCGGTGCATGTGCTTCCCTCGGGCGAGGCGGTCAGCACCGCCACCACGCGCCCGAGGCAGAGCAGGCGCAGCCTCTGGGGCCGCCCGGTGGATTATCTCTGGTCGCTGGGCGCGGTGGGGCTGATGACCGGCCTGAGCCTGATGCTCTCCCAAGCCATCACGCTGGGCAATATCGCGCTGCTCTATCTGGTGCCGGTGATGTTTGCCGCCGCCACCTTTGGCCTCAGGGCAGGGCTGTTTGCGGGCTTTATGTCCAGCCTTGCCTACAATTTCTTCTTTCTGCCGCCGACGGGCACGCTGACGGTCAGCAATCCGGAAAATGTCGTCTCGATCTTCGTGCTGCTCGGCGTGGCCATCGTCACCAGCCAGTTTGCCGCGCGGGTCCGCGTACAGGCCGATCTGGCCGCATCGAGCGCCCGCCAGAACGCCGCGCTGGCCAGCTTTTCCCGCCAGTTGACGGCCTCGGCCACCAAGGAGGAGCTGATGCAGGCGATCTGCGCCGACATCGCCCGCCTGCTGGAGGTCCGCACCGCGCTGCTGCTGCCCGGCGCCAGCGGCCCCGATCTGCGCGCCGCTTTCCCGCCCGAGGACCGCCTCGGCCAGATCGAGCTGGCCGCCGCGCAATGGGCCGTCGACAATGACCAGCCCGCCGGGCGCGGTTCCTCCACGCTGACGGCTTCGGACTGGCTGTTCCATCCCCTGCGCACCAGTCGCGGGGTGCTGGGCGTGCTGGGTTTGGCCCGGGAGGATGCAGGCGAGCCAGTGCGCTCCGATCAATTGCCTTTGCTGATGAGCCTGCTCGATCAGGCCGCCATCGCCTTCGACCGCATGACGCTGGAGGAGGAGAACATGAAGGCGCAGGCCGTGGGCGAGCGCGACCGGCTGCGCAGCGCGCTGCTCTCCTCGGTCAGCCATGATCTGCGCACGCCGCTCACCACCATCGTGACGGCGGCGCAGGAGATGAAGCACCACCCCCGTCCCGATCTGGCCGAAACCATCGAGACCGAGGCGCAGCGCCTCAACCGCTTCGTCGCCAATCTGCTCGATATGGCGCGTGTGGAAGCTGGCGCTTTGCCGCTGAAAATGGAGGCGACCGATCTGTTCGATGCCGTCGCCTCGGCGGTGCATGACACGCGCACCTCGTTGCAGGGCCATGCCGTCGAGGTGGATATCGTGCCCGATATTCCGCTGGTGCGGCTCGATCCGGTGCTGCTGCATCACTGCCTCATCAACCTGCTCGACAATGCCGGGCGCTATGCCGACCCCGGCACGCCGATCATCATCCGCTGCCAAAGGCGCCATGATGCGCTGCTGCTCTCGATCGTGGATCAGGGGCCGGGCATCGCGCCGGGGCAGGAAAAGCGCGTGTTCGAGACTTTCACCCGGCTGGAAGGCTCCGACCGGGTGCGCCATGGCACCGGGCTGGGCCTCGCCATCGTGAAGGGCTTTGCCGAGGCCATGGGGCTGACCGTCGAGGCCAGCAACAACGATGACCCACGCGGCGCCTGCTTCACCATCCGTATTCCCCAGGCGCAGATCATCGCGCCGCTATCGCCCAAGGATCTGGCATGA
- a CDS encoding LON peptidase substrate-binding domain-containing protein, with amino-acid sequence MARLSIFPLAGAILYPGLTLPLHIFEPRYCALVSDCLARDRRIGMIQPREDGPESQTHPALFEMGCVGHIGDVETLEGGRFNIVLEGVSRFRMLHELEVKTPFRQIEADLLEEVECRALAPVERALFEREARDFARAHGYRVDWEQVSRLDDTSLINGVAQIAPFDAASKQALLEAADVPERCALLVQLMQFYGRRDGDDHRATLQ; translated from the coding sequence ATGGCGCGACTCTCCATCTTTCCTCTGGCCGGGGCGATCCTCTACCCGGGCCTGACCCTGCCGCTCCACATCTTCGAGCCGCGCTATTGCGCGCTGGTCAGCGACTGCCTCGCCCGCGATCGCCGCATCGGCATGATCCAGCCGCGCGAGGATGGCCCCGAATCGCAGACCCACCCCGCGCTGTTCGAGATGGGCTGCGTGGGCCATATCGGCGATGTCGAGACGCTGGAGGGCGGGCGCTTCAACATCGTGCTGGAAGGCGTCTCGCGCTTCCGCATGCTGCACGAACTGGAGGTGAAAACACCCTTCCGCCAGATCGAGGCCGACTTGCTCGAAGAGGTGGAATGCCGCGCGCTGGCCCCCGTCGAACGCGCGCTGTTCGAGCGGGAGGCGCGCGATTTCGCCCGCGCGCATGGCTATCGCGTGGATTGGGAGCAGGTGTCGCGGCTGGATGACACGTCTTTGATCAACGGCGTCGCGCAGATCGCGCCCTTCGATGCGGCGTCGAAGCAGGCGCTGCTGGAGGCTGCGGATGTGCCGGAGCGGTGTGCTCTGCTGGTGCAGTTGATGCAGTTCTATGGGCGCCGTGATGGGGACGACCATCGGGCGACCTTGCAGTAA
- a CDS encoding YciI family protein, which translates to MFICVLTYTASPEDVAALRPAHMDFLKAQHEAGHYIGWGRQASGNGGVVFAKGDDRAVIEAVAATDPYIKGNVASVEVIEMNVGFLSPDFVSDVTA; encoded by the coding sequence ATGTTCATCTGCGTTCTGACCTACACCGCATCGCCCGAGGATGTGGCCGCCCTGCGCCCCGCGCATATGGATTTCCTGAAAGCGCAGCATGAGGCCGGGCACTACATTGGCTGGGGCCGTCAGGCGTCGGGCAATGGCGGCGTCGTTTTCGCCAAGGGCGATGACCGCGCGGTGATCGAGGCCGTGGCCGCCACCGATCCCTATATCAAGGGCAATGTCGCCTCGGTCGAGGTGATCGAGATGAACGTCGGCTTCCTCTCGCCCGACTTTGTGAGCGATGTGACTGCATGA
- the argB gene encoding acetylglutamate kinase has product MSDTPATPLPLDTLLAKAETLIEALPYLKRYEGRTFVVKYGGHAMGDPALAQDFAEDIVLLKAVGINPVVVHGGGPQIGRMLKALGIESQFVNGLRVTDKATAEVAEMVLSGAINKELVSWIGKAGGKAVGISGKDGAMVTARKVVAQKMGKAIEDPEGGEALVVDLGFVGEPETIDTSVLETLSRAGLIPVIAPIAVGPDGETYNINADTMAGSIAAAIGAARLFLLTDVPGVLDKDKNLLTDLTPSDILALEQEGTISGGMIPKLQTCTHAVEAGCEAAVVLDGRVPHAMLLEFFTSRGAGTLIRKG; this is encoded by the coding sequence ATGTCTGACACGCCCGCCACCCCGCTGCCGCTCGATACATTGCTGGCCAAGGCCGAAACGCTGATCGAGGCGCTGCCTTACCTCAAGCGCTACGAAGGCCGCACCTTCGTGGTGAAATACGGCGGCCACGCCATGGGCGACCCGGCGCTGGCGCAGGACTTCGCCGAGGACATCGTGCTGCTGAAAGCCGTGGGCATCAACCCGGTGGTCGTCCACGGCGGCGGCCCGCAGATCGGGCGGATGCTCAAGGCGCTCGGCATCGAATCGCAGTTCGTGAACGGCCTGCGCGTGACCGACAAGGCCACCGCCGAAGTGGCCGAGATGGTCCTGTCGGGCGCGATCAACAAGGAACTGGTGAGCTGGATCGGCAAGGCGGGCGGCAAGGCCGTCGGCATTTCCGGCAAGGACGGCGCCATGGTCACCGCGCGCAAGGTCGTCGCCCAGAAGATGGGCAAGGCCATCGAGGACCCCGAGGGCGGCGAAGCCCTCGTCGTCGACCTCGGCTTCGTGGGTGAGCCCGAGACGATCGACACCTCGGTGCTGGAAACCCTCTCGCGCGCCGGGCTGATCCCGGTGATCGCGCCCATCGCCGTGGGGCCCGATGGCGAGACCTACAATATCAACGCCGACACCATGGCGGGCAGCATCGCCGCCGCCATCGGGGCTGCGCGCCTGTTCCTGCTGACCGACGTGCCCGGCGTGCTCGACAAGGACAAGAACCTCCTCACCGACCTGACCCCCAGCGACATCCTCGCGCTGGAGCAGGAAGGCACCATCAGCGGCGGCATGATCCCCAAGCTGCAGACCTGCACCCACGCCGTGGAAGCGGGCTGCGAGGCGGCGGTCGTGCTCGATGGCCGCGTGCCGCATGCTATGCTGCTGGAGTTCTTCACCTCGCGCGGGGCGGGAACGCTGATTCGCAAGGGTTGA
- a CDS encoding YggT family protein has translation MLLTLLDIVAYVLDLMSTLLIVYLVLGLLISFNVVNLHNQFVAAVWRGLSALFEPLLAPIRRILPDTRPLDLSPMALIVLINIAGIVLSHTARAIQ, from the coding sequence ATGTTGCTTACCCTGCTCGATATCGTCGCCTATGTTCTGGATCTGATGAGCACATTGCTGATCGTCTATCTGGTGCTGGGGCTGCTGATCAGCTTCAACGTGGTGAATTTGCACAATCAGTTCGTCGCCGCTGTGTGGCGCGGTCTCTCCGCCCTGTTCGAGCCGCTGCTGGCCCCCATCCGCCGCATTCTGCCCGATACCCGCCCGCTGGACCTGTCGCCCATGGCGCTGATCGTGCTGATCAACATCGCGGGCATCGTGCTGAGCCACACGGCGCGCGCCATTCAGTGA
- a CDS encoding MarC family protein — protein MLDLFISTFATLFVVIDPVGCAPIFAGLTAGYTPAHARATALRASLIATVILIVFALFGKALLAALHIELNAFRIAGGLMLFLIALEMVFEKRTQRREERVEKVKHTPEPHEDISVFPMAMPMLAGPGSIATVMLMMGHATDRASSLVVLAALASVLVLSLLALLAAHPLMNLLGSRVEAVVTRVLGVLLGALAVQYVIDGVRGSILGI, from the coding sequence ATGCTCGATCTGTTTATCTCCACCTTCGCCACGCTTTTCGTGGTGATCGACCCCGTGGGCTGCGCGCCCATTTTCGCGGGCCTCACCGCCGGCTACACGCCGGCCCACGCCCGCGCCACCGCCCTGCGCGCCAGCCTGATCGCCACGGTGATCCTCATCGTCTTCGCCCTGTTCGGCAAAGCGCTGCTGGCGGCGCTGCACATCGAACTCAACGCCTTCCGCATCGCGGGCGGGCTGATGCTGTTCCTCATCGCGCTGGAGATGGTCTTCGAAAAGCGTACCCAGCGCCGCGAAGAACGCGTCGAAAAGGTGAAGCACACCCCCGAACCGCATGAGGACATCTCCGTCTTCCCCATGGCTATGCCCATGCTGGCCGGGCCGGGCTCGATCGCCACCGTCATGCTGATGATGGGCCACGCGACGGACCGCGCCAGTTCGCTGGTGGTGCTGGCGGCGCTGGCAAGCGTGCTGGTGCTGTCGTTGCTCGCCCTGCTGGCGGCGCATCCCCTGATGAACCTGCTCGGCAGCCGGGTGGAGGCTGTGGTGACGCGTGTTCTCGGCGTACTGCTGGGGGCGCTGGCGGTGCAGTATGTGATCGACGGGGTGCGTGGGTCGATTTTGGGGATTTAA
- the gmk gene encoding guanylate kinase gives MAETHPHTGDRLHRRGLMFILSSPSGAGKTSIARAILESDDEISPSISATTRAPRPGEVDGKDYYFVSQPEFDRMAEENEFYEWAHVFGKSYGTPKAAIREALKQGRDFLFDIDWQGTQQLSQKAGTDVVRVFILPPSLDELQRRLIGRGTDSEKIIASRMARAQAEISHWDSYDYVVVNEDFDACLQEVRQILCAERLKRVRQTGLIPFVRELLKEEDEE, from the coding sequence ATGGCCGAAACACATCCCCATACCGGCGACCGCCTGCACCGGCGCGGTCTGATGTTCATCCTCTCCAGCCCCTCGGGCGCGGGCAAGACCAGCATCGCGCGCGCCATCCTGGAAAGCGACGACGAGATCAGCCCCTCGATCTCCGCCACCACCCGCGCGCCGCGCCCTGGTGAGGTCGATGGCAAGGATTACTACTTCGTCTCCCAGCCCGAATTCGACCGCATGGCGGAAGAAAACGAGTTCTACGAATGGGCGCATGTCTTCGGCAAGAGCTACGGCACGCCCAAGGCCGCCATCCGCGAGGCGCTGAAGCAGGGTCGCGACTTCCTCTTCGACATCGACTGGCAGGGTACGCAGCAGCTTTCGCAGAAGGCCGGCACCGATGTGGTGCGCGTCTTCATCCTGCCGCCCAGCCTCGACGAACTGCAGCGCCGCCTGATCGGTCGCGGCACCGACAGCGAGAAGATTATCGCCAGCCGCATGGCGCGGGCTCAGGCGGAGATCTCGCACTGGGATTCCTACGACTACGTGGTGGTGAACGAGGATTTCGACGCCTGCCTGCAGGAGGTGCGGCAGATTTTGTGCGCAGAACGTCTGAAACGGGTGCGGCAGACGGGGCTGATTCCGTTTGTGCGTGAATTGCTGAAGGAAGAAGACGAGGAATAA
- a CDS encoding response regulator transcription factor: MKNRHKVLIIDDEPHIRRLILTALTRADYATIEAANAREALDRLRVERPDVVLLDLGLPDRDGLELVPLIKQQAETTLIVVSARDATDEKVAALDLGADDYLTKPFDTDELLARVRVALRNRTTRGGGSPVLVLGDVTIDLLARIVTKAGEEIHLAPKEYAVLAQLAAAPGRVITHQQIMSHVWPYENERHVEYLRVLVRTLRQKLEADPQRPQIISNELGIGYRLRVPADHHPVAPQDAQG, translated from the coding sequence ATGAAGAACCGCCACAAGGTGCTGATCATCGATGACGAGCCCCATATCCGTCGCCTGATCCTCACCGCGCTGACCCGCGCCGATTACGCCACCATAGAGGCGGCCAATGCGCGCGAGGCGCTCGACCGGCTGCGGGTGGAGCGGCCCGATGTGGTGCTGCTCGATCTGGGCCTGCCCGACCGTGACGGGCTGGAGCTGGTGCCGCTGATCAAGCAGCAGGCCGAGACCACGCTGATCGTGGTCTCCGCGCGCGATGCCACCGACGAGAAGGTCGCCGCGCTCGATCTGGGGGCCGATGATTATCTGACGAAGCCTTTCGACACCGATGAATTGTTGGCCCGCGTGCGCGTCGCCCTGCGCAACCGCACCACGCGCGGGGGCGGATCGCCGGTGCTGGTGCTGGGCGATGTGACAATCGATCTGCTGGCGCGGATCGTCACCAAGGCGGGGGAGGAGATCCATCTGGCGCCCAAGGAATATGCCGTGCTGGCGCAGCTCGCGGCGGCGCCGGGGCGGGTGATCACCCATCAGCAGATCATGAGCCATGTCTGGCCCTATGAGAATGAGCGCCACGTCGAATATCTGCGCGTGCTGGTGCGCACCCTGCGCCAGAAGCTGGAGGCCGATCCGCAGCGCCCGCAGATCATCAGCAATGAGCTGGGCATCGGTTACCGGCTGCGCGTGCCCGCCGATCATCATCCTGTGGCGCCTCAGGACGCGCAGGGCTGA
- a CDS encoding queuosine precursor transporter, whose translation MQSQSTSSSNIPLSLFAGALLYGGLCVLAGVLGTKIASLGHWPVLGDLAVESGIFAFLLLVVLGSATAELHGPQTANRLVRFGFVPLIVSMILLVTVINVVPPAPFWHDQDAFARLLGQGARMQLAGLVSYGTSQTLNVAVFSRLAAGGRTSQLLWLRAWIASMLSQVVDTVIFITISFYGVLDSATGHPLPLGALMTGQIISKLTLSTIMVPPLIYVFVALGRWLDRR comes from the coding sequence ATGCAGAGCCAGTCGACCTCCTCCTCCAACATCCCCCTGTCCCTTTTTGCCGGAGCCCTGCTCTACGGCGGCCTTTGCGTGCTTGCAGGCGTGCTCGGCACAAAGATCGCCAGCCTTGGCCATTGGCCGGTGCTGGGCGATCTTGCGGTGGAATCGGGGATTTTCGCCTTCCTGCTGCTGGTGGTGCTGGGCTCGGCCACGGCAGAGCTGCACGGGCCGCAAACCGCCAACCGGCTGGTGCGCTTTGGCTTCGTGCCGCTGATCGTCTCGATGATCCTGCTGGTGACGGTGATCAACGTCGTGCCGCCCGCGCCCTTCTGGCACGATCAGGACGCTTTTGCCCGCCTGCTGGGCCAGGGCGCGCGGATGCAGCTTGCCGGGCTGGTGTCCTACGGCACCTCGCAGACGCTGAACGTTGCCGTGTTTTCGCGGCTGGCGGCGGGCGGGCGCACTTCGCAGTTGCTGTGGCTGCGGGCATGGATCGCCTCGATGCTCAGCCAGGTTGTGGACACGGTGATCTTCATCACCATCAGCTTTTATGGCGTGCTGGACAGCGCCACGGGCCATCCGCTGCCGCTGGGCGCGTTGATGACCGGGCAGATCATTTCCAAGCTGACGCTCTCCACCATCATGGTTCCGCCGCTGATCTATGTCTTCGTCGCACTGGGCCGCTGGCTGGACCGACGTTGA
- the hisB gene encoding imidazoleglycerol-phosphate dehydratase HisB — MRTATIARKTHETDIFVEINLDGTGQFDVSTGIGFLDHMVEQLSRHSLIDMTVKIKGDLHVDQHHTTEDCAIAIGQAVSKALADKAGIARYGQVYSPMDEALARVALDISGRPWLVWKAAFTQTRLGEMDTELFEHWFHSFAQAAGITLHCELLYGQNNHHIIEGLFKGLARALRQAVELDPRKGGAVPSTKGLLGDGSLEA; from the coding sequence ATGCGTACAGCCACCATCGCCCGCAAGACCCATGAAACCGACATTTTCGTCGAGATTAACCTCGATGGTACGGGGCAGTTTGATGTCTCGACCGGGATCGGCTTCCTCGATCATATGGTCGAGCAGCTCTCGCGCCATTCGCTGATCGACATGACCGTGAAGATCAAGGGCGACCTGCATGTCGACCAGCATCACACCACGGAAGATTGCGCCATCGCCATCGGCCAGGCCGTGAGCAAGGCGCTGGCCGACAAGGCGGGCATCGCGCGCTATGGCCAGGTCTATTCGCCGATGGATGAGGCGCTGGCCCGCGTGGCGCTGGACATTTCCGGCCGCCCCTGGCTGGTGTGGAAGGCCGCCTTCACCCAGACCCGCCTTGGCGAGATGGACACCGAGCTGTTCGAGCACTGGTTCCACTCCTTCGCGCAGGCCGCGGGCATCACGCTGCATTGCGAGCTGCTCTATGGGCAGAACAACCACCACATCATCGAGGGCCTGTTCAAGGGCCTGGCCCGCGCGCTGCGTCAGGCGGTCGAGCTGGACCCCCGCAAGGGCGGCGCGGTGCCCAGCACCAAGGGGCTGCTCGGTGATGGATCTCTGGAGGCGTAA
- a CDS encoding tetratricopeptide repeat protein, with protein MGLNIEETKAVERFRTAVVEPSMTNLVILDFWAEWCGPCKQLTPVLEKVAADYADKGVILAKVNVDEERFIADQFRIQSIPTVYAMFQGQPVADLTQVRGESQLKAMLDKLLAQLPIQPGGQAVPDITPLLAMGDEALDGGDAERAGSIFIQILEMVPESAPAHAGLIRSLIAMGQVEEAENILADLPEGIDKDPVIERARAALALAKDKPEDGELAALRAAHEADPAQPEAALAYANGAFAAGQRDAAADTLLAMIAADRGWNEGAARAKLLQIFEAIGLEDPWVSATRRRLSTVLFG; from the coding sequence CTGGGCCTGAACATCGAGGAAACCAAGGCGGTCGAACGCTTCCGCACCGCTGTCGTCGAACCGTCGATGACCAACCTCGTCATTCTGGATTTCTGGGCCGAATGGTGCGGCCCCTGCAAGCAGCTGACCCCGGTGCTGGAAAAGGTCGCTGCCGATTATGCCGACAAGGGCGTGATTCTGGCCAAGGTCAATGTCGATGAGGAACGCTTCATCGCCGACCAGTTCCGCATCCAGTCGATCCCCACGGTCTATGCCATGTTCCAGGGCCAGCCGGTGGCGGACCTGACGCAGGTGCGCGGCGAATCGCAATTGAAGGCGATGCTCGACAAGCTGCTGGCACAATTGCCGATCCAGCCCGGTGGTCAGGCCGTGCCCGATATCACCCCGCTGCTGGCCATGGGTGACGAGGCGCTGGACGGGGGCGATGCCGAACGCGCCGGCTCGATCTTCATCCAGATTCTGGAGATGGTGCCTGAAAGTGCCCCGGCTCATGCGGGCCTGATCCGCTCGCTGATCGCCATGGGGCAGGTTGAGGAAGCCGAAAACATTCTGGCCGACCTTCCTGAAGGCATCGACAAGGACCCCGTCATCGAACGCGCCCGCGCCGCTCTGGCGCTGGCCAAGGACAAGCCCGAGGATGGCGAGCTGGCTGCCCTGCGCGCCGCCCATGAAGCCGATCCCGCGCAGCCCGAAGCCGCGCTGGCCTATGCCAATGGCGCCTTTGCCGCCGGGCAGCGCGATGCCGCCGCCGACACGCTGCTGGCGATGATCGCCGCCGACCGTGGCTGGAACGAGGGCGCCGCCCGCGCCAAGCTGCTCCAGATCTTCGAGGCGATCGGTCTGGAAGATCCCTGGGTCTCGGCCACGCGCCGCCGCCTCTCCACGGTTCTGTTCGGCTGA
- a CDS encoding ClpXP protease specificity-enhancing factor SspB, producing MTDHTPDSLIPYDEIVQEALRAVVGRVLGQVADSGGYLPGSHHFYITFKTGAPGVDIPQHLHARFPDEMTIVLQNKFWDLTVAHDHFSVGLSFNQIPSKLTIPFSAITAFVDPAVDFGLQFQASVPDLDPEPHDEAENDSPDGAHSATSEDGSNVVTVDFGRKK from the coding sequence ATGACCGACCATACCCCCGACAGCCTGATCCCCTATGACGAGATCGTGCAGGAGGCGCTGCGTGCCGTTGTTGGCCGCGTGCTGGGCCAGGTGGCCGACAGCGGCGGCTATCTGCCGGGCAGCCATCACTTCTACATCACCTTCAAGACGGGCGCGCCCGGTGTGGATATTCCCCAGCACCTGCACGCCCGCTTCCCCGATGAGATGACGATCGTGCTCCAGAACAAGTTCTGGGACCTGACGGTGGCGCATGACCATTTCTCGGTGGGGCTCAGCTTCAACCAGATCCCTTCGAAACTGACGATTCCCTTCTCGGCGATCACCGCTTTTGTCGATCCGGCGGTGGATTTCGGCCTGCAGTTCCAGGCCAGCGTGCCCGACCTCGACCCCGAACCGCATGACGAAGCGGAAAACGATTCGCCCGATGGCGCGCACAGCGCCACCAGCGAGGATGGATCAAACGTCGTCACCGTGGATTTCGGTCGCAAGAAGTAA